In Psychrobacter sp. JCM 18902, a single window of DNA contains:
- a CDS encoding aldehyde dehydrogenase family protein: MSTDTDNTKANAYNDFHLQYIAGEWQSGQDDSVNTNTNPYNGDTLVKIQQATEAQLNEAYQAASAAQKEWAQQTPATRAGVLYKVVEILDQRQDEIVDWLIKESGSTRVKAMVEFAATRAITLEAATFPSRVHGEIRPSNTPGKENFVYREPIGVVAVISPWNFPLHLTQRSIAPALALGNAVVLKPASDTPVTGGLLLAKVFEEAGLPKGLLNVVVGSGKEIGDAIVEHKTPSFVSFTGSTSVGKRIGELANGGDYIKQVALELGGNSPFVVLKDADIEQAVKAAAFGKFLHQGQICIAINRIIVEDEIYDDFVERFLAHVKTLNVGDPSKQDTAVGPIINKKQVESLKEKIANAQQEGAKMILTGEIKGQVVPPHIFTEVTREMDLSRNEVFGPLVGIIRAKDEDDALSIANDSMFGLSSAVFTKDMAKGMRFARGIRAGMTHINDISVNDESNLPFGGEKNSGIGRFNGEWVLEEFTRTHWISMQHEPREYPF, from the coding sequence ATGTCAACTGATACCGATAATACCAAAGCCAATGCCTATAATGATTTCCACCTCCAGTACATTGCAGGGGAATGGCAAAGCGGTCAAGATGATAGCGTCAATACCAATACCAACCCCTACAATGGCGATACACTTGTAAAGATTCAGCAGGCGACAGAAGCACAGCTTAATGAAGCTTATCAAGCAGCAAGTGCGGCACAAAAAGAGTGGGCACAGCAGACGCCAGCGACACGAGCAGGTGTGCTATATAAAGTGGTTGAGATTTTAGATCAGCGCCAAGATGAAATCGTCGATTGGCTCATTAAAGAGTCGGGCAGTACCCGTGTTAAAGCCATGGTTGAGTTTGCTGCTACCCGCGCCATTACCCTTGAGGCTGCGACTTTCCCCAGTCGTGTACATGGCGAGATTCGTCCATCTAACACCCCTGGTAAAGAAAACTTTGTTTACCGTGAGCCCATCGGTGTCGTCGCTGTCATTAGTCCGTGGAACTTTCCATTACATTTGACCCAACGTTCTATTGCACCAGCCTTAGCACTTGGTAATGCTGTGGTACTCAAGCCTGCGAGTGATACTCCAGTGACTGGTGGTTTGCTGCTAGCAAAAGTATTCGAAGAAGCAGGTTTGCCAAAAGGCTTGCTCAACGTGGTGGTTGGCTCAGGTAAAGAGATAGGAGATGCGATCGTTGAACACAAAACCCCAAGCTTTGTATCATTTACTGGCTCTACTTCAGTCGGCAAGCGCATTGGCGAGTTGGCTAATGGCGGCGACTACATTAAACAAGTAGCGCTTGAGTTGGGTGGTAACAGTCCATTTGTGGTACTAAAAGACGCTGATATTGAGCAAGCGGTCAAAGCAGCAGCCTTTGGGAAGTTCTTACATCAAGGTCAAATCTGTATTGCTATCAATCGTATTATCGTTGAAGACGAGATTTATGATGACTTTGTTGAACGTTTTTTGGCACACGTTAAAACGTTAAATGTCGGCGATCCGAGCAAACAAGACACGGCGGTTGGTCCGATTATTAACAAAAAACAAGTAGAATCGTTGAAAGAGAAAATCGCCAACGCGCAGCAAGAAGGTGCAAAAATGATATTAACTGGTGAGATTAAAGGACAAGTCGTACCACCGCACATCTTTACTGAAGTGACGCGCGAGATGGATTTGTCACGTAATGAGGTGTTTGGACCATTGGTCGGTATCATCCGTGCCAAAGATGAAGATGATGCGTTATCGATTGCCAATGACTCAATGTTTGGTCTGTCGAGTGCGGTATTTACAAAAGATATGGCAAAAGGCATGCGCTTTGCTCGCGGTATCAGAGCGGGCATGACCCATATTAATGATATTTCAGTCAATGATGAAAGTAACTTGCCATTCGGTGGCGAGAAAAACTCAGGTATTGGTCGTTTTAACGGTGAGTGGGTGCTAGAAGAGTTCACTAGAACGCACTGGATATCTATGCAACATGAGCCACGTGAGTATCCGTTTTAA
- a CDS encoding DASH family cryptochrome, with product MSNHQSDNASNKSVKKAVLVLFHHDLRIEDNETLVKAATLAKSNQGNLMLIYADFLADCIEMKESCQAYHFNEMGAARQQFLSESLADLDRLLQRLGNRLLYLSPSYSSKSQLSPDKVESALNAFTQLCQLIEQQQVTDICVSHTADYNQNKGYAALQSKYPQIIWHRQSTHTLFADLPTQDLPKSFTPFRKKVEASHDLLNADDEVAVSPTPKSLPPMPDALIGHSKYLFKTQPSDEQALSFKGGETNAMLHLTHYFDSAAPRTYKTTRNALDDWTHSTKFSPWLANGCLSVKILLNRLRHYEREMIANESTYWIWFELLWREYFYWYAIEHGSDLFLFKGIDHQLPATHFDDQRLQQWQNGSTPYPIVNACMNQLKQTGYMSNRGRQVVASCFIHELGLDWRYGATYFEQHLIDYDVASNWGNWQYLAGVGADPRGCRQFNLRKQTQQYDPNGEFIDKWQGGHVS from the coding sequence ATGTCAAATCACCAATCAGACAACGCATCAAATAAGTCAGTCAAAAAAGCGGTATTGGTCTTATTTCATCACGATTTGCGCATAGAGGACAATGAAACGTTAGTCAAAGCGGCGACATTGGCTAAAAGTAATCAAGGCAACCTGATGCTCATCTATGCTGATTTTTTGGCTGATTGCATTGAAATGAAAGAGAGCTGTCAAGCTTACCACTTTAATGAGATGGGCGCTGCTCGTCAGCAGTTCTTGTCTGAGAGCTTGGCTGATTTGGATCGATTGCTTCAGCGCCTTGGTAATCGATTGCTGTATCTGTCGCCAAGCTATTCATCAAAGAGTCAGTTGTCACCAGATAAGGTGGAGTCTGCCTTAAACGCCTTTACTCAGTTATGCCAGCTCATTGAGCAGCAACAAGTCACCGATATCTGTGTCAGCCACACGGCAGATTATAATCAAAATAAAGGTTATGCTGCCTTGCAGAGTAAATATCCGCAGATAATATGGCACAGGCAATCAACCCATACGCTATTTGCCGATTTACCGACACAAGACCTGCCCAAAAGCTTTACCCCGTTTCGTAAAAAGGTTGAAGCAAGCCATGATTTATTGAATGCTGATGACGAAGTGGCTGTTTCTCCTACGCCAAAGTCGCTACCGCCAATGCCTGATGCGTTGATAGGTCATAGTAAATACCTTTTTAAAACACAACCATCTGATGAGCAAGCGCTTAGTTTTAAAGGTGGTGAAACAAATGCAATGCTTCATTTAACTCACTATTTTGATTCTGCTGCGCCGCGCACTTATAAAACCACACGTAATGCCCTGGATGACTGGACGCATTCCACTAAATTCTCGCCTTGGCTGGCAAATGGTTGCTTGTCTGTGAAAATACTGTTGAATCGCTTACGTCATTATGAGCGTGAGATGATCGCCAATGAGTCAACGTATTGGATATGGTTTGAGCTGCTGTGGCGCGAGTATTTTTATTGGTATGCGATTGAGCATGGTAGCGATCTGTTTTTGTTTAAGGGCATTGATCATCAATTACCAGCTACTCATTTTGACGATCAGCGTTTGCAGCAATGGCAGAATGGCAGCACGCCATATCCTATCGTCAATGCCTGCATGAATCAGCTAAAGCAAACAGGGTATATGTCCAATCGAGGCAGGCAAGTCGTTGCTAGCTGCTTTATTCATGAGCTGGGTTTAGACTGGCGTTACGGTGCAACCTATTTTGAGCAGCATCTTATCGATTATGATGTCGCGAGCAATTGGGGGAATTGGCAATATCTAGCGGGCGTAGGCGCTGATCCAAGAGGATGTCGGCAATTTAATCTTCGCAAGCAAACCCAGCAATACGATCCCAATGGTGAGTTCATTGATAAATGGCAAGGCGGTCATGTAAGTTAA
- a CDS encoding NnrS family protein — MQSINLPSKPPSSPHPILNLSFRIFFSAAALFAVITMLLWSFVFTGHTDIDAQALNPLYWHGHEMVYGYALAVIAGFLLTAVKTWTWVMMPHGYKLLAIFCCWLLARLSWAGFGLGMTVAGSSISLLYVAAVFDLLFIASMAFVICRAVLQVKQYKQMGILAKLALLTVGNGICYWGIINADMNMTKIGIYLGFYLIIGLVLTIGRRVVPFFIERGLSVGTTEGIKLRNSKVQDIASLLFFLAFFISDLFYPNQYLLTITALGVAVVNIVRLVGWYHRGIWQKPLLWSLYVAFLGMCLSFLLYALQPWLGYTHSIAMHGLAIAGVGMMTVAMMTRVSLGHTGRSIHQPPKTVNIMYGLMVLAFVSRVLLPLADMSHYLLWIMIAQGAWIACFVLFCISYLPMLARPRPDGLFG; from the coding sequence ATGCAATCGATAAACTTACCCAGCAAGCCGCCCAGCTCTCCGCATCCTATTTTGAATTTGAGCTTTCGAATATTTTTTAGTGCTGCCGCGCTATTTGCCGTGATAACGATGCTGCTATGGTCTTTTGTATTTACCGGTCATACAGATATTGACGCACAAGCACTGAACCCATTGTACTGGCACGGTCATGAGATGGTCTATGGTTATGCCTTGGCGGTCATTGCAGGATTTCTCCTCACAGCAGTGAAGACGTGGACATGGGTAATGATGCCGCATGGTTATAAGCTGCTGGCTATATTTTGCTGTTGGCTGCTGGCACGTTTGAGCTGGGCAGGTTTTGGGCTTGGTATGACGGTTGCGGGTAGCAGTATATCGTTGTTATATGTCGCCGCAGTATTTGACTTATTGTTTATCGCCTCAATGGCATTTGTGATATGTCGAGCGGTATTACAGGTCAAGCAGTATAAGCAAATGGGCATCTTAGCGAAATTGGCATTATTGACCGTTGGCAATGGAATCTGCTACTGGGGTATTATCAATGCCGATATGAATATGACTAAAATAGGTATTTATCTAGGGTTTTATTTAATTATCGGTTTGGTGCTGACCATTGGTCGCCGCGTGGTGCCATTCTTTATTGAACGTGGTCTGAGTGTTGGAACGACGGAAGGCATCAAGTTGCGCAATAGTAAAGTACAGGATATTGCGAGTTTATTGTTTTTCTTAGCGTTTTTTATCAGTGACTTGTTTTATCCTAATCAGTATCTGCTGACTATTACGGCACTTGGCGTAGCAGTGGTTAATATCGTCCGTTTAGTAGGCTGGTATCATCGCGGTATCTGGCAAAAGCCACTGCTTTGGTCATTATATGTTGCATTTTTGGGCATGTGTTTGAGTTTTCTGCTGTATGCGCTGCAACCATGGTTGGGCTATACTCATAGTATTGCGATGCATGGGCTTGCCATTGCAGGCGTTGGTATGATGACCGTGGCGATGATGACGCGGGTATCGCTTGGCCATACGGGACGCAGCATTCATCAGCCGCCCAAGACGGTGAATATCATGTATGGTCTGATGGTATTGGCATTTGTCAGTCGCGTGCTGTTGCCGCTTGCCGATATGAGTCACTATCTACTATGGATCATGATTGCCCAAGGGGCGTGGATTGCTTGCTTCGTGCTATTTTGCATCAGTTATTTGCCGATGCTGGCACGTCCTAGACCTGATGGTCTGTTTGGTTAG
- a CDS encoding Rrf2 family transcriptional regulator yields the protein MRLTNYSDYALRSLIYLAVRPEPPLLANISGIADSYGISKSHLTKIIHQLGQLGYIESVRGKNGGIRLARAPKDINLGVLIKQIEPDFDLVECFATPANDKGSDGRQTGLPITLIDETTNNARGCVISPACQLKSVFFEALTAFINVLERYTLADIINNEDELASLLFR from the coding sequence ATGCGATTGACCAATTATAGCGATTATGCACTGCGCTCATTGATTTACTTGGCGGTGAGACCAGAGCCGCCATTACTCGCAAATATCAGTGGTATTGCCGACAGTTATGGCATTTCTAAAAGTCATTTGACCAAGATTATTCATCAGTTGGGTCAGCTTGGTTATATAGAAAGTGTGCGTGGTAAAAATGGTGGTATACGTTTGGCTCGTGCGCCAAAAGACATCAATTTGGGTGTATTAATTAAACAAATAGAGCCAGACTTTGATTTGGTCGAATGCTTTGCGACACCCGCGAATGATAAGGGTAGTGATGGTCGACAGACTGGTTTGCCTATTACGCTTATTGATGAAACGACAAATAACGCTAGAGGCTGTGTCATTAGCCCAGCATGCCAACTAAAAAGTGTATTCTTTGAAGCATTAACGGCATTTATTAACGTCCTTGAGCGCTATACCTTGGCAGATATCATCAATAACGAAGATGAGCTAGCGTCTTTATTGTTTCGTTAA
- a CDS encoding ankyrin repeat domain-containing protein: MRFFDKMSASAVIATMLLAGCSSLNADNSATKTDTIQLAQTAPIPQVDFRFSAAENVDLANQNKLSWRVFYDKPSTGADATWFDAVKHGDLATVTYMVNNGQDLEVKDTGSLNQTALGWAAFIGYEDMVDYLVNKGADIYAKDDGDVYNVMKSAVLGKNTNIVKKVHMLLNDKAPVDLNDQTVESDGETLIMVAASNDRLETVKYLLAQGANPNLVATTKDKKMGSYNQGAYSYACSRDLVDMQKLLAANGAVNHRTGKASCE, translated from the coding sequence ATGAGATTTTTTGATAAAATGAGCGCATCAGCGGTTATTGCAACGATGTTATTAGCAGGTTGCTCAAGCCTAAACGCTGATAACAGCGCAACCAAAACGGATACTATCCAACTTGCTCAAACAGCACCAATCCCGCAAGTGGATTTTCGCTTTAGCGCTGCTGAGAATGTTGATCTTGCCAACCAAAACAAACTTTCTTGGCGTGTGTTTTATGACAAACCCTCTACAGGTGCAGATGCTACTTGGTTTGATGCCGTAAAACATGGTGACCTAGCCACGGTCACATACATGGTCAATAATGGTCAAGACTTAGAAGTTAAGGATACAGGTAGCCTTAATCAAACGGCATTAGGCTGGGCTGCCTTTATCGGCTATGAAGATATGGTCGATTACTTAGTCAATAAAGGCGCTGATATCTATGCTAAAGATGACGGTGATGTATATAACGTCATGAAATCTGCTGTGCTGGGAAAAAATACCAATATTGTCAAAAAAGTACATATGTTATTGAATGACAAAGCGCCTGTAGATTTAAATGATCAGACGGTAGAGAGTGATGGCGAAACCTTGATTATGGTTGCTGCCAGCAATGATCGCCTTGAGACTGTCAAGTATTTATTGGCGCAAGGCGCCAATCCAAATCTAGTGGCAACGACCAAAGACAAAAAAATGGGCTCGTATAATCAAGGTGCCTATTCATATGCGTGTTCGCGAGATTTGGTTGATATGCAAAAGCTATTGGCCGCCAATGGTGCTGTGAATCATCGCACTGGCAAAGCGAGCTGTGAATAA
- a CDS encoding dienelactone hydrolase family protein: MPKYPFYSQWIVAIGALIFSINASAVTLDEVAAIHKLTIKEQPTKILSTPIASSVTVTSPITTSASPSNCIAESIITAANLSDTRDKGPFSVAKKPVTRQLANGFGGGTIHYPTNAGGCGLLGGIAVIPGYVSHESSIKWWGPRLASWGFVVITIDTNSIYDDLDSRTTQLSAALDYILNDNTVGAQIDSTRLGAIGWSMGGGGALQLATKRKTVRAIIPQTPYHDKDYGEMDTPALFITCQNDRIASNKKYSSPFYDKATGAKMKIEIKNGSHFCPSYRFNEILLSKPGIAWMHRYINGDTRFDQFLCSNDNYGNNPRISAYDYKNCS, from the coding sequence ATGCCCAAATACCCTTTTTATTCGCAATGGATTGTCGCTATAGGTGCACTGATTTTTTCTATAAATGCGTCGGCAGTTACGTTAGACGAAGTAGCCGCAATTCATAAACTCACAATTAAAGAGCAACCGACCAAAATATTATCTACCCCGATAGCATCATCGGTTACAGTAACATCACCAATAACAACATCAGCCTCGCCGTCAAACTGTATCGCTGAGAGTATTATTACGGCGGCTAACCTGTCAGATACGCGTGATAAGGGACCTTTTTCGGTAGCTAAAAAACCCGTTACTCGTCAATTGGCCAATGGCTTCGGTGGCGGAACCATTCATTATCCAACTAACGCAGGCGGCTGTGGTCTGTTAGGCGGAATCGCGGTGATACCCGGCTATGTGTCCCACGAATCTTCTATTAAATGGTGGGGCCCGCGTTTGGCATCTTGGGGATTTGTGGTTATTACCATCGATACTAACTCTATTTACGATGACCTAGATAGCCGTACGACGCAGTTAAGTGCTGCGCTTGATTATATCCTTAATGACAATACTGTGGGTGCTCAGATAGATAGTACGCGCTTGGGCGCTATTGGCTGGTCAATGGGCGGCGGCGGTGCGCTCCAGCTAGCGACAAAACGTAAGACGGTTCGAGCCATTATTCCGCAAACGCCCTATCATGATAAAGACTACGGCGAAATGGACACGCCCGCGCTATTCATTACTTGCCAGAATGACCGCATTGCCTCAAATAAAAAATACAGCAGTCCTTTTTATGATAAGGCTACGGGCGCAAAAATGAAGATTGAAATAAAGAACGGTAGCCATTTTTGTCCAAGTTATCGTTTTAATGAGATATTGCTGAGCAAGCCAGGTATTGCTTGGATGCATCGCTATATTAATGGCGATACCCGCTTTGATCAGTTTTTATGTAGTAACGATAATTATGGCAATAATCCTCGTATATCCGCTTACGACTATAAAAACTGCTCGTAA
- a CDS encoding MFS transporter, with amino-acid sequence MPEPISTPINHATSWVLKLTIGLIGMFAFLQVYSIQAILPVLMVDLSATEVQAGMIVGATVMAIAIMSPFLGMLSDAVGRKSFIVGALLFLAIPTALIAQSPSIGWMGMWRFMQGLSVPGITVVTIAYIGEEFEGRAVTELMSFYVSGSVLGGFMGRFLLGHLHELIGWRAGYYVMAAMTLIGALWVGKMLPSSQQFVANPNFRSAMQTLGEHLTNRYVVTACLLGACVLFSLVGCFTFINLHLAKTPYELSTGALANIFAVYLIGVVITPLSTTLLRRFGSARTVRVAVFVSMIGVLLTLVTPLWGIIIGLAIMSSGVFITQAATISYIAVNVKKGRSLASGLYYMGYYAGGTMGAWLCGMAYARGQWSLTVWLLLFVQILALLVASFGMIKTKSRAA; translated from the coding sequence ATGCCAGAACCTATATCTACACCAATCAATCATGCAACATCGTGGGTCTTAAAACTCACCATTGGCTTGATTGGGATGTTTGCTTTTTTGCAAGTGTATTCTATTCAGGCCATTTTGCCCGTATTAATGGTAGACCTGTCTGCAACTGAGGTGCAAGCTGGCATGATCGTCGGTGCAACGGTGATGGCGATTGCTATTATGTCGCCATTCTTGGGCATGCTGTCTGACGCTGTGGGGCGTAAATCCTTTATCGTTGGCGCGTTATTATTTTTAGCGATACCAACTGCTTTAATTGCCCAAAGTCCGAGTATTGGTTGGATGGGCATGTGGCGGTTTATGCAAGGGTTGTCTGTACCAGGCATTACCGTGGTGACGATTGCTTATATCGGTGAAGAGTTTGAGGGACGCGCTGTCACGGAACTGATGTCGTTTTATGTCTCCGGCTCGGTACTTGGCGGCTTTATGGGGCGATTTTTACTTGGGCACTTGCACGAGCTTATCGGCTGGCGTGCAGGCTATTATGTGATGGCAGCGATGACCCTTATCGGTGCGCTGTGGGTCGGCAAGATGCTACCATCGTCACAGCAGTTTGTGGCCAATCCGAATTTTCGTTCCGCGATGCAGACGCTCGGTGAGCATTTAACCAATCGTTATGTGGTGACGGCGTGTCTGTTAGGGGCGTGTGTTTTATTTTCACTCGTGGGTTGTTTTACCTTTATCAATCTACATCTTGCTAAGACGCCATATGAGTTGAGTACGGGTGCGCTTGCCAATATTTTTGCCGTTTATTTAATAGGCGTTGTCATCACGCCATTGTCGACGACCTTGCTACGTCGCTTTGGTTCAGCGCGCACAGTACGTGTGGCTGTTTTCGTTTCTATGATTGGGGTGCTGTTAACGCTAGTAACGCCGTTATGGGGCATTATTATTGGTCTTGCTATTATGTCCTCAGGTGTCTTTATCACCCAAGCTGCCACCATCAGTTATATCGCCGTCAATGTTAAAAAAGGGCGCTCATTGGCGTCTGGTTTATATTACATGGGGTATTATGCTGGCGGTACGATGGGTGCGTGGTTATGCGGTATGGCTTATGCGCGCGGGCAGTGGTCTCTCACAGTATGGCTGCTCTTATTTGTACAGATTTTGGCATTACTGGTTGCCAGTTTTGGCATGATTAAAACAAAATCACGCGCGGCTTGA
- a CDS encoding fatty acid--CoA ligase: MSNIYHSAPSAYDYPLLVKQLLNRAKTVSLEQEIVYADKKRLTYKDLFNRINRLANVLAGLNLDAGDIVAVMDWDSHRYLESYFAVPMSEYILQTVNIRLSPEKILYTINHAKPKVLLLNSEFAPLVKSYQFENSSIEHIIWLDDDGVTSEGVFGGNQNRVVGEYEALLQAADSEFDFPDFDENTIATTFYTSGTTGDPKGVFFSHRQLVLHTLTEAATLGMLPDKQGVSYGDVYMPMTPMFHVHAWGFPFTATMAGLKQVYPGRYAPDVLMDLIINEKVSITHCVPTILQMVLKEAQDRGASFNGLKMIIGGSRLTEGLAKTAMVQGIEVYTGYGMSETAPLISLTEFSLDEPKMSEDEDIARRCMTGKPVLMVDAQIWSSNNESVGTGQDNTGELVLRAPWLTQSYLKNDDAGKELWENGYMHTQDIAYIRPDGYIRITDRLKDVIKSGGEWISSLEIETILSLHPAVADVSVIGIRDKQWGERPLALIVLKPNAQDTSVGDIKAIAEKAVERGIIPKYGVPSQFKFVNELPKTSVGKHDKKVMREMYADQTEV, from the coding sequence ATGTCAAATATTTACCACAGCGCCCCTTCTGCTTACGATTATCCCTTATTAGTTAAGCAACTATTGAACCGTGCCAAAACGGTGTCGCTTGAGCAAGAAATCGTTTATGCTGACAAAAAACGCCTTACCTATAAAGATTTATTCAATCGTATCAATCGCTTGGCCAATGTCTTAGCAGGTTTAAATCTAGATGCAGGTGATATAGTGGCGGTGATGGATTGGGACAGCCATCGTTATCTGGAGTCGTATTTCGCAGTACCGATGTCAGAGTATATTTTGCAAACCGTTAATATCCGCCTATCGCCAGAAAAAATTCTTTATACCATCAATCACGCTAAGCCAAAAGTGCTGCTGCTTAATTCTGAGTTTGCGCCATTGGTCAAAAGCTATCAGTTTGAAAACTCTAGTATTGAGCACATTATTTGGCTAGATGATGATGGCGTAACATCTGAAGGAGTCTTCGGTGGTAATCAAAACCGCGTAGTAGGTGAGTATGAAGCGTTATTACAAGCTGCCGATAGTGAGTTTGACTTCCCAGATTTTGATGAAAACACCATTGCCACAACGTTTTATACCTCAGGCACGACGGGCGATCCAAAAGGCGTATTCTTTAGCCACCGCCAGTTAGTATTGCATACCCTCACCGAAGCGGCGACACTAGGTATGCTGCCCGACAAGCAAGGCGTCAGTTACGGTGATGTCTATATGCCGATGACGCCGATGTTCCACGTTCATGCGTGGGGCTTTCCATTTACCGCGACCATGGCTGGTCTGAAGCAAGTGTATCCAGGACGCTATGCACCAGATGTGTTAATGGACTTGATAATTAATGAAAAAGTCAGTATTACCCATTGTGTCCCAACGATTTTGCAAATGGTGCTCAAAGAAGCGCAAGATCGCGGTGCCAGTTTCAATGGTCTAAAAATGATCATCGGTGGCTCACGATTGACGGAAGGTCTGGCAAAAACCGCTATGGTACAAGGTATCGAAGTATATACTGGTTATGGTATGTCAGAGACAGCGCCCCTTATTAGCTTGACAGAATTTAGTCTCGACGAGCCTAAAATGAGTGAAGATGAAGATATCGCTCGCCGTTGTATGACTGGTAAGCCCGTACTGATGGTGGATGCTCAAATATGGAGTAGCAATAATGAGTCGGTTGGTACCGGTCAAGACAATACTGGCGAGCTGGTATTACGCGCACCTTGGCTAACGCAAAGCTATCTAAAAAATGACGATGCGGGCAAAGAGCTGTGGGAAAACGGCTATATGCACACCCAAGACATTGCTTATATACGTCCTGATGGTTATATTAGGATTACTGATCGCTTAAAAGACGTCATTAAGTCAGGCGGCGAGTGGATATCGTCATTAGAGATTGAGACGATTTTGTCGTTACATCCAGCGGTCGCTGACGTATCTGTGATTGGGATACGTGATAAGCAATGGGGCGAGCGTCCATTGGCCTTGATTGTGTTAAAACCTAATGCTCAAGACACGAGCGTTGGTGATATCAAAGCCATTGCTGAGAAAGCCGTAGAGCGGGGTATTATCCCGAAATATGGTGTGCCAAGTCAATTTAAGTTCGTCAATGAGCTACCAAAGACTTCTGTTGGTAAACATGACAAAAAAGTGATGCGTGAGATGTATGCTGATCAAACTGAGGTATAG